From a region of the Armatimonadota bacterium genome:
- a CDS encoding C40 family peptidase: protein MQNADGVIIKNVTGLFAEKKTDSEQVTQAIMGQPVKIEKDEGDWLWVQTWDTYHGWVQSRWVSRNIPNPSRMAIVTSLFTNALKEPAPDAEIWTILVITTSLELLGIEEKFVRVRLPNGAQAWVNAKDIEIRPAGEQPLPIGPIGQDLVRTAKRFLGVPYLWGGTSPFGIDCSGFVQLVYRLNGIKLLRDAHMQAEDPRAIPIEKTDLQPGDLVFFAGGQDKSRITHVGMACGDGTFIHSSGGAVGVTINNLSDHPYDQNYWGARRMPGN, encoded by the coding sequence GTGCAAAACGCAGATGGAGTAATAATTAAAAATGTCACAGGGCTGTTTGCTGAAAAGAAAACAGATTCGGAACAGGTAACCCAGGCTATAATGGGACAGCCGGTGAAAATTGAGAAGGATGAAGGCGATTGGCTTTGGGTCCAAACGTGGGATACCTACCATGGTTGGGTGCAAAGCCGATGGGTCAGTCGGAATATCCCGAACCCTTCGCGCATGGCAATCGTGACTTCGCTTTTTACTAATGCGCTCAAAGAGCCAGCCCCGGATGCCGAAATTTGGACAATTTTGGTGATTACTACCAGCCTCGAACTCCTGGGAATCGAGGAAAAATTTGTGCGGGTTCGTCTCCCCAACGGCGCTCAGGCATGGGTAAATGCCAAAGATATCGAGATACGTCCGGCGGGCGAACAACCGCTACCCATCGGGCCCATCGGCCAGGATTTGGTGCGCACAGCAAAGCGTTTTCTGGGTGTGCCTTACCTGTGGGGAGGCACTAGCCCATTCGGCATTGATTGCTCAGGGTTTGTGCAGCTTGTCTACCGCTTGAATGGCATCAAGCTTCTTCGAGATGCTCATATGCAGGCGGAGGATCCAAGGGCGATTCCTATTGAAAAGACCGACCTCCAACCAGGAGATTTGGTATTCTTCGCCGGAGGACAGGATAAATCAAGAATCACTCATGTGGGAATGGCGTGCGGCGATGGCACGTTCATTCATTCATCGGGCGGGGCAGTCGGTGTAACGATAAACAACTTATCCGACCATCCCTACGACCAAAACTATTGGGGTGCACGGCGAATGCCTGGAAATTAG
- a CDS encoding 2-oxoacid:acceptor oxidoreductase family protein, whose protein sequence is MHEEVIMAGTGGQGIMIMGQLLAHAGMTEGLEVVWFPSYGPEARGGTADCTVIISSEEIGSPISAHPDTLIGMHQFLFSKFQPCVKPGGLLLVNRSLIDLSIVRGDCKVFAIDANVRAEELGNIRVANMIMLGAYAALTKVVSLDSLIDSLAQVLPPHRHKFIPLNKQALLKGADLAATVQ, encoded by the coding sequence GGGGACCGGGGGCCAGGGGATTATGATAATGGGGCAGCTTCTCGCCCACGCAGGTATGACTGAAGGCCTAGAGGTCGTTTGGTTTCCATCTTATGGACCAGAAGCCCGAGGAGGTACTGCCGACTGCACTGTTATTATTTCATCTGAGGAAATTGGCTCACCTATTTCTGCACATCCCGATACCCTTATTGGAATGCACCAGTTCCTCTTCAGCAAGTTCCAACCATGCGTCAAGCCGGGGGGGCTATTATTGGTCAACAGATCGCTAATTGACCTCTCGATAGTTCGCGGTGACTGCAAAGTCTTTGCCATCGACGCCAACGTTCGCGCAGAAGAGTTAGGAAACATTCGCGTGGCAAATATGATTATGCTTGGAGCCTATGCGGCGCTGACTAAAGTTGTTTCCTTAGACTCGCTTATTGATTCGCTAGCCCAGGTGCTGCCTCCTCATAGACATAAGTTCATTCCGTTGAACAAACAGGCGCTTTTAAAAGGCGCAGACTTGGCGGCAACTGTACAGTAG
- a CDS encoding YifB family Mg chelatase-like AAA ATPase — translation MLVRVDSSAILGVDAYVVEVEVDVAMGSPSFTIVGLPDAAVQESRERVRAAVRNTGYDFPWNKRVTINLAPADIKKVGPIYDLPIAIGILAASGQVSLESLPDMMVVGELSLDGLVRSVHGVLPMALAAKEAKKKYMIVPEANTYEAAVVEGLEVYPVNSLIDVLQFMDGSRSFDPVKLDPSKFMLDQPGFDIDFSDVKGQEHVKRALEVAAAGGHNILMIGPPGSGKTMLARRIPTILPPMTLDEALETTKLFSVSGRMDSQSALITTRPFRAPHHTISNAGLSGGGSYPVPGEVSLAHHGVLFLDELPEFRRDVLETLRQPLEDGTVTISRVAGSLTYPARFMLVAAMNPCPCGFYSDPTRACTCNPGIINKYLQRISGPLLDRIDIHIEVPRLKDQELMNHPTGESSATIRARVERAREIQRKRFSNDGKGTFCNAQMNGKQIRKFCTPKDDVKDLLRTAINQLNLSARAYDRILKLARTIADLEGVENIALAHVAEAVQYRSLDRKLWG, via the coding sequence ATGCTCGTTCGAGTAGATTCAAGTGCAATACTTGGAGTAGATGCCTACGTTGTCGAAGTCGAAGTGGACGTTGCCATGGGAAGTCCCTCTTTCACCATTGTCGGCCTCCCTGACGCCGCTGTCCAAGAATCTCGCGAGCGTGTTCGCGCTGCCGTCCGAAATACTGGCTATGATTTTCCTTGGAACAAGCGCGTCACTATCAACCTTGCACCGGCAGACATCAAAAAGGTTGGCCCGATTTATGATCTCCCAATTGCCATCGGAATCCTCGCTGCAAGCGGACAAGTATCGTTGGAATCGCTTCCAGACATGATGGTCGTGGGCGAGCTCTCGCTGGATGGCCTTGTGCGATCTGTTCACGGCGTCTTGCCAATGGCTTTGGCGGCGAAAGAAGCTAAGAAAAAGTACATGATTGTTCCCGAAGCAAACACTTACGAGGCAGCTGTCGTTGAAGGGCTAGAAGTTTACCCCGTTAATTCCCTAATCGACGTGCTCCAATTCATGGACGGCAGCAGGTCATTTGACCCTGTGAAACTAGACCCCTCCAAGTTCATGCTCGACCAACCTGGATTTGATATAGATTTCTCCGATGTAAAAGGCCAGGAACACGTAAAACGAGCGCTGGAAGTCGCCGCTGCTGGCGGACATAATATTCTAATGATTGGACCTCCGGGGAGCGGCAAGACCATGCTAGCCCGTCGAATTCCAACAATTCTGCCCCCAATGACTCTGGATGAGGCGCTCGAGACCACAAAGCTTTTCAGCGTAAGCGGACGAATGGATTCACAATCAGCTTTAATAACAACCCGTCCTTTTCGAGCCCCACACCACACAATATCGAACGCTGGACTGAGTGGCGGCGGCTCATACCCTGTGCCTGGAGAAGTGAGCCTTGCGCATCATGGTGTCCTATTCCTTGACGAATTGCCTGAGTTCCGTCGAGACGTGCTAGAAACCCTTCGCCAACCGCTGGAAGATGGAACTGTGACCATCAGCAGAGTAGCCGGCTCTCTCACCTATCCGGCGAGGTTTATGCTTGTCGCAGCCATGAACCCCTGCCCTTGCGGCTTTTACTCGGACCCAACTAGAGCTTGTACTTGCAATCCAGGGATAATCAATAAGTACCTTCAACGGATCTCAGGGCCATTGCTCGACCGAATAGACATTCATATCGAGGTGCCACGTTTAAAAGACCAAGAACTAATGAACCACCCGACCGGCGAAAGCTCAGCAACAATCCGTGCCAGGGTAGAGCGCGCCCGAGAAATTCAAAGGAAGAGATTTTCAAACGATGGGAAAGGCACATTTTGCAACGCCCAAATGAATGGCAAACAAATACGGAAGTTTTGCACCCCAAAAGATGATGTAAAAGACCTCCTGCGGACAGCTATCAACCAGCTCAACCTCTCAGCGCGCGCCTACGATCGAATTCTCAAACTCGCTCGGACGATTGCAGACCTAGAAGGTGTTGAAAACATTGCACTGGCACATGTTGCAGAAGCTGTTCAATATCGCAGTCTAGACAGGAAACTTTGGGGCTAA
- a CDS encoding sugar ABC transporter permease, whose translation MRRLSYKTKEALAAYAFLAPNFLGFLAFTSIPVVVSFVMAFTHWNIFKQPFWVGLENFKNLLWFHREGGRLVPNDPFFWQYVYNTVYLMAGIPIGMAGSLIVALMMNQRMRGIVVFRTIYFLPTVCSGVALLILWKYLYNSDIGLINKTIRLVGAFIFAKKPVAIGATVFAALIFGVVVIGLIAALLAFLQWLSEKIRFTWPEGLFRALMFASGACIFILIGIYGRAFYNALSMFFAEPPDWLGTVQWAKPSLILMSLWGGLGGYNMILYLAALQGVPSSYYEAAEIDGAGPWQKFWAVTWPMISPTTFFILVMSIIGGFQGGFMIANVMTGGGPAGSTTTIEYYLYQTAFEKFNMGYACSIAWFLFAVILVITLLTWKLGGKVVTYE comes from the coding sequence ATGAGACGTTTATCTTACAAGACGAAAGAGGCATTGGCTGCATACGCTTTTCTTGCTCCCAATTTCCTAGGCTTCTTGGCGTTCACGAGCATTCCAGTTGTGGTTTCTTTTGTTATGGCTTTCACCCATTGGAATATCTTCAAGCAGCCGTTTTGGGTTGGGCTAGAAAATTTCAAAAACCTGCTGTGGTTTCATCGAGAGGGAGGCCGCCTTGTGCCGAACGACCCATTCTTTTGGCAGTACGTCTACAATACTGTCTACCTTATGGCAGGGATTCCGATTGGCATGGCAGGCAGCCTGATTGTGGCGCTGATGATGAATCAGCGGATGCGGGGAATCGTTGTGTTTCGTACGATTTATTTTCTGCCGACTGTATGCTCGGGCGTCGCTCTATTGATACTGTGGAAGTACCTTTATAATAGCGATATTGGTCTAATCAACAAAACCATACGCCTTGTGGGCGCGTTCATTTTCGCAAAAAAGCCTGTTGCAATTGGCGCAACGGTATTTGCGGCGCTCATTTTTGGCGTCGTTGTAATTGGATTAATAGCGGCTTTGTTGGCGTTCTTGCAGTGGCTTTCCGAGAAAATTCGGTTTACCTGGCCCGAAGGTTTGTTTCGAGCGCTAATGTTTGCATCTGGGGCGTGCATTTTCATTCTTATCGGTATATATGGCAGGGCATTCTATAATGCGCTCAGCATGTTTTTTGCCGAACCGCCAGATTGGCTGGGGACAGTTCAATGGGCAAAGCCATCTTTGATTCTAATGAGCCTTTGGGGTGGTCTTGGCGGGTACAACATGATTCTTTATCTTGCCGCGCTTCAGGGGGTGCCAAGCTCGTATTATGAGGCGGCTGAGATAGACGGTGCTGGTCCATGGCAGAAGTTTTGGGCGGTCACTTGGCCAATGATTAGCCCAACTACATTTTTTATTTTAGTGATGAGCATTATTGGCGGATTCCAAGGTGGATTCATGATTGCAAACGTCATGACGGGCGGTGGGCCAGCTGGGAGCACCACTACTATTGAGTATTATCTTTACCAAACCGCATTTGAGAAGTTCAATATGGGCTATGCATGCTCGATAGCTTGGTTCTTGTTTGCCGTGATACTTGTGATAACTCTTCTCACATGGAAGCTTGGCGGAAAAGTGGTGACCTATGAATAG
- a CDS encoding carbohydrate ABC transporter permease — protein MNRVGLGIKVGFYIVLSIGAITMIIPFLWMVFTSIKQPHEVFSATGAIKFLPEHFFWRDTVINGEKIRAWWGNYPDAWREINFFRLYLSSIFVAVVGTFGQVLTSSMAAYAFARLSFPGRDKLFFGYLATMMIPSSVTMIPVFVIMKHLGWINTYQALIIPGLFSAYGTFMLRQFFMGLPVELEDAAKIDGSGYIGIWSGIILPLAKPALATLTTFTFMGFWGSYMWPLVVTVTEAPRTLPIGLRYFVGQHATNYTQLMAASVIALIPVLLLFVFNQRYFVEGIKLQGLKG, from the coding sequence ATGAATAGGGTAGGTTTGGGTATAAAAGTTGGCTTTTACATCGTTTTGAGCATTGGCGCAATAACAATGATTATTCCATTTCTTTGGATGGTTTTTACTTCTATCAAACAGCCTCACGAGGTATTTTCCGCTACCGGTGCGATTAAATTCCTTCCTGAGCATTTTTTCTGGCGGGATACAGTTATAAATGGTGAGAAAATTCGTGCGTGGTGGGGCAATTATCCTGATGCTTGGAGGGAGATCAACTTTTTCAGGCTTTACTTGTCAAGCATATTTGTAGCGGTAGTTGGAACATTTGGCCAGGTGCTGACAAGTTCGATGGCGGCTTATGCATTCGCTAGGCTGAGCTTCCCTGGACGTGATAAGCTCTTTTTTGGATATCTTGCAACGATGATGATACCGAGTTCTGTGACAATGATTCCGGTTTTTGTGATAATGAAGCACTTAGGTTGGATCAACACATATCAAGCGCTCATCATCCCGGGGTTGTTTAGTGCGTATGGGACATTCATGCTCAGGCAATTCTTTATGGGTCTTCCGGTGGAGCTTGAAGATGCAGCGAAGATTGACGGTTCGGGTTATATTGGGATATGGTCGGGGATTATTCTGCCGCTTGCCAAGCCGGCGTTGGCGACATTGACGACGTTCACTTTCATGGGATTTTGGGGAAGTTACATGTGGCCTTTGGTTGTAACAGTAACCGAGGCACCGAGGACGCTTCCGATTGGACTGCGTTATTTTGTTGGCCAGCATGCGACGAATTACACTCAGCTCATGGCTGCTTCTGTGATTGCGCTCATCCCGGTGTTGCTTCTTTTTGTTTTCAATCAGAGATACTTTGTAGAGGGAATCAAGCTCCAGGGGCTGAAAGGCTGA